One part of the Truepera radiovictrix DSM 17093 genome encodes these proteins:
- a CDS encoding O-antigen ligase family protein translates to MTSERARGGAPSRTPWWQLDLTDLGFVYGVLLALSLTLINPWGTPRGGIWTDPKVYTLIALALLTWTVLGGVAVTRWRRRPTSPVSLLRRAPLSRLWVAAALLWLAFLASGFVTVLLSPVSFQSALMPQVEMGDGWVYWAWTAAFTLGNALLLARFPTLFKAQLLGLLAGGVISSLAVAAQSWNWQLDFTATMGRTLSPVWLESRIHQGQMPIGLTSNRGHVAFILAALAVLSALSHLRGWLRAHVAWPLYALLLVGLYLTSSRGPQLAFAVGMLYLFVRFWRERPARAKLLALGAPLILGVLALGVIGLGPSRNLPSLRLALTNLDAFTSARAYLWPSAVAGIRERPLFGWGFNGYGLAWPHVNDFDERWAIQLARDARGQAIGVVSIGRHNHNFFQYVGTDGNLYLGRVLTNKAHNIVLDTAVSVGLVGLLLYGALFGVFVYAAARGRGYGLEAIAVVYLAFGFTWFESAQYSHLAWWALSAGLAFALPRAREVVQQPVNVVRRDPAA, encoded by the coding sequence ATGACCTCTGAGCGCGCCCGTGGGGGCGCGCCCTCGCGCACCCCGTGGTGGCAGCTCGACCTCACCGATCTCGGCTTCGTCTACGGGGTGCTCTTGGCGCTGTCGCTCACGCTGATCAACCCGTGGGGCACGCCTCGGGGGGGCATCTGGACCGACCCGAAGGTCTACACGCTTATCGCCCTCGCGCTCCTCACCTGGACGGTGCTCGGTGGTGTTGCCGTCACCCGTTGGCGGCGCCGACCGACAAGCCCCGTGAGCCTGCTGCGACGGGCGCCCCTCTCGCGGCTCTGGGTCGCCGCGGCCCTGTTGTGGCTCGCGTTTCTCGCTTCGGGGTTTGTCACGGTGCTCCTGAGCCCCGTCTCGTTTCAGAGCGCCCTGATGCCGCAAGTCGAGATGGGTGACGGCTGGGTCTATTGGGCCTGGACGGCCGCCTTTACCCTCGGCAACGCCCTTTTGCTCGCGCGCTTCCCGACGCTCTTTAAAGCGCAGCTCCTCGGGCTCCTCGCCGGGGGCGTCATCTCATCGCTGGCGGTTGCCGCACAGAGCTGGAACTGGCAGCTCGACTTTACCGCCACGATGGGTCGAACGCTCTCGCCGGTGTGGCTTGAAAGCCGCATCCACCAGGGGCAGATGCCGATTGGCTTGACCTCAAACCGCGGGCACGTCGCCTTTATCCTCGCCGCGCTCGCGGTGCTAAGCGCTCTAAGCCACCTCCGCGGGTGGTTGCGCGCGCACGTCGCTTGGCCGCTCTACGCGCTTCTCCTCGTCGGGCTCTACCTCACCTCGTCGCGGGGGCCGCAGCTCGCCTTTGCCGTCGGCATGCTCTACTTGTTCGTTCGTTTCTGGCGCGAGCGCCCCGCACGCGCCAAGCTGCTCGCTCTAGGCGCCCCCCTCATCTTGGGGGTGCTCGCGCTGGGCGTTATCGGGCTCGGCCCATCGCGCAACCTGCCCTCGCTCCGGCTCGCGCTGACCAACCTCGACGCGTTTACCTCGGCGCGCGCCTACCTCTGGCCCTCGGCGGTCGCGGGGATTCGTGAGCGGCCGCTTTTCGGGTGGGGCTTTAACGGCTACGGCCTCGCGTGGCCGCACGTCAACGACTTCGACGAGCGCTGGGCGATCCAGCTCGCCCGCGACGCCCGGGGCCAAGCCATCGGCGTCGTGAGCATCGGGCGCCACAACCACAACTTCTTCCAGTACGTCGGCACCGACGGTAACCTCTACCTCGGGCGGGTGCTCACCAACAAGGCGCACAACATCGTGCTCGATACGGCCGTCTCGGTGGGGCTCGTCGGGCTGCTGCTCTACGGCGCGCTCTTCGGGGTGTTCGTCTACGCCGCGGCGCGGGGGCGGGGGTACGGGCTCGAGGCCATCGCGGTCGTCTACCTCGCTTTTGGGTTTACCTGGTTCGAGTCGGCGCAGTACAGCCACCTAGCGTGGTGGGCCCTGAGCGCGGGGCTCGCCTTCGCACTCCCCCGCGCGCGGGAGGTGGTGCAGCAACCAGTCAACGTCGTGCGGCGCGACCCCGCCGCGTAG